A window of Vigna unguiculata cultivar IT97K-499-35 chromosome 4, ASM411807v1, whole genome shotgun sequence contains these coding sequences:
- the LOC114181860 gene encoding uncharacterized protein LOC114181860 gives MDESMKQFQKKLTELEVEAEHHLLARQQLVENDRLRNGNREALIALRKRARTTMSSVPSPFESMMRGVVGSSRPLVQEVCNTCGNHNTSEPTWIMFPGTHLFARIPFHAAHTILETDQAKLDFESKKLQSIMKEKAYLLSESGVLADKISPGVLKTLITLNDKRK, from the exons atGGATGAGAGTATGAAACAgttccaaaaaaaattaacagaacTGGAAGTGGAAGCTGAGCACCATCTTTTAGCCCGACAAcaa CTGGTTGAGAATGATAGATTGAGAAATGGGAATAGAGAAGCACTTATTGCATTAAGGAAAAGGGCTCGGACAACAATGAGCAGTGTTCCATCTCCTTTCGAGTCAATGATGAGGGGAGTTGTTGGGAGCTCAAGACCTTTGGTTCAGGAGGTTTGCAACACCTGTGGCAACCATAACACTTCTGAGCCGACATGGATAATGTTTCCAGGAACACATCTGTTTGCCAGAATACCGTTTCATGCAGCTCATACTATATTGGAAACAG ATCAAGCGAAGCTTGACTTTGAGTCAAAGAAACTACAGAGCATTATGAAGGAAAAAGCTTACCTTCTATCAGAGTCAGGTGTTCTTGCAGACAAGATAAGCCCTGGAGTGCTCAAAACGCTTATAACCTTAAATGACAAGAGAAAGTAA
- the LOC114180446 gene encoding uncharacterized protein LOC114180446: ILKSRVFRKWHRRTPTQQNEPKEILIQRLGERHKRKKRKVKKEARKGEALQISMADLEGAEGYKPSAEYVEDSNDALINLTDSTELLFLKLPSSNDFLSDIHGKKLSLTLHNDGKLARFKGSSGKAYDFVSFFGQEPDETVFVSSTEPKIAKISMRVSTVHYPDPKELENLNSTNVRHAHRHSSGITGTTSSRYFPMQSGGRAASSKGSRQKSSLSEYTEPSSISKKRHESNSKSKSKSKFNLSEVSHGHSSGISSMSPEYSHEGKPKRRKLTE; encoded by the exons ATTTTAAAGTCTAGGGTTTTTCGTAAGTGGCACCGAAGAACACCAACGCAACAGAACGAACCTAAAGAGATTCTGATTCAGCGGCTCGGAGAAAGACACAAGCGCAAGAAGAGAAAGGTGAAGAAGGAAGCAAGGAAGGGTGAG GCTCTGCAGATTTCAATGGCGGATTTGGAGGGTGCAGAAGGTTACAAGCCTTCTGCAGAATACGTGGAAGACAGCAATGATGCTCTGATCAACTTGACTGACTCAACTGAACTTTTGTTTCTTAAGTTGCCTTCTTCCAAT GATTTTTTGTCTGACATACATGGAAAGAAATTGTCTCTCACACTTCATAATGATGGTAAACTAGCCCGCTTTAAGGGTTCATCag GTAAGGCATATGATTTTGTAAGCTTTTTCGGTCAGGAGCCAGACGAAACAGTTTTTGTTTCCTCTACAGAACCAAAAATTG CAAAGATTTCGATGCGAGTTTCAACCGTCCATTACCCTGATCCTAAAGAACTTGAGAACCTCAATTCAACCAACGTAAGACATGCACATCGACATTCTTCTGGAATCACAGGGACAACTTCATCTCGATACTTTCCTATGCAAAGTGGTGGACGTGCAGCTTCATCAAAAGGTAGCAGACAGAAAAGCTCTTTGTCTGAATATACTGAGCCATCAAGTATTTCAAAAAAAAGACACGAGTCTAATTCTAAATCTAAATCTAAATCTAAATTCAACTTGTCTGAGGTCTCACATGGTCACAGCAGTGGCATTTCCTCTATGTCCCCAGAATATTCTCATGAAggaaaaccaaagagaagaaAACTCACGGAATAA